In one Saccharibacillus brassicae genomic region, the following are encoded:
- the fabZ gene encoding 3-hydroxyacyl-ACP dehydratase FabZ, which yields MLDSQQIQEIIPHRPPFLLVDRILEVEPGKRAVGIKNVTVNEPFFAGHFPGYPVMPGVLIVEALAQVGSVAMMIVEENRGKLGFFAGIDGFRFRGQVKPGDTLQLEVEMTRFKGMIGKGHAVAKVDGKVVAEGDMMFALANRE from the coding sequence ATTTTGGATTCGCAGCAGATTCAAGAGATTATTCCGCACCGTCCGCCGTTCCTGTTGGTGGACCGGATTCTGGAGGTCGAACCGGGCAAGCGCGCGGTCGGCATCAAAAACGTAACCGTTAACGAACCTTTCTTTGCCGGACATTTTCCGGGTTATCCGGTCATGCCGGGGGTATTAATAGTTGAGGCTCTCGCCCAGGTCGGAAGCGTCGCGATGATGATCGTGGAAGAAAACCGCGGCAAGCTCGGGTTTTTTGCCGGCATCGACGGATTCCGTTTCCGGGGGCAGGTCAAGCCCGGCGATACGCTGCAGCTTGAGGTCGAGATGACCCGCTTCAAAGGGATGATCGGAAAAGGACACGCCGTGGCGAAAGTGGACGGAAAAGTGGTAGCCGAAGGCGACATGATGTTTGCGCTTGCGAACCGCGAATAA
- a CDS encoding DNA-directed RNA polymerase subunit beta yields the protein MEKVMDEQNEVPVRRKRKFGRKALRFTLFLLFFIVCLAGGLVFGYVYVGKQPLEEAFQPETWVHVFDLVFAP from the coding sequence GTGGAAAAGGTGATGGACGAGCAGAACGAAGTTCCCGTACGCCGTAAAAGAAAGTTCGGCAGAAAGGCGCTGCGTTTTACTCTTTTCCTGCTTTTTTTCATCGTATGCCTGGCCGGAGGACTGGTGTTCGGCTACGTGTACGTCGGCAAGCAGCCGCTGGAAGAAGCTTTTCAGCCGGAAACGTGGGTGCACGTGTTCGATCTGGTGTTTGCTCCGTAG
- a CDS encoding flagellar hook-basal body protein, producing MNNSMIGAAVTMNGLQRKLDLISDNIANVDTVGYKAKQGSFQDVLTRVQQQGDSFQLGGRRTDAGYNLGFGARMSEVTIDLTQGPLKETGSLSDLAIEGNAVFEVQVNGEKAWTREGGFQLASLGDDARNVYLMTNQGHPVMGTNGQPIRIPANSKLQVDSDGSVRALNPNGTSTAAGQISLARVNRSEGLVQTEGNTFVLAEGANEAEVLGNAGQAQVRQGYVEQSNVDLTAQMTELLQVQRAYQLAAKALTSSDTMATIANGIRQ from the coding sequence ATGAATAACTCGATGATCGGCGCCGCGGTAACGATGAACGGCCTCCAACGGAAGCTCGACCTCATTTCGGACAATATCGCAAACGTCGATACGGTCGGCTACAAAGCCAAGCAGGGCAGTTTCCAGGACGTCTTGACGCGCGTGCAGCAGCAGGGAGATTCGTTCCAACTGGGCGGACGCCGCACGGATGCCGGATACAACCTCGGCTTCGGCGCGCGAATGAGCGAAGTCACGATCGACCTGACCCAGGGGCCGCTTAAGGAAACGGGCAGCCTTTCGGATCTCGCGATCGAAGGCAACGCCGTATTCGAAGTTCAGGTAAACGGCGAGAAAGCGTGGACGCGCGAAGGCGGATTCCAACTCGCTTCGCTCGGCGACGATGCCCGGAACGTATATCTGATGACGAATCAGGGACACCCGGTCATGGGCACGAACGGACAGCCGATCCGCATCCCGGCCAACTCCAAGCTGCAAGTAGACAGCGACGGCAGCGTCCGGGCGCTGAATCCGAACGGCACGAGCACGGCGGCCGGCCAGATCTCGCTGGCGCGTGTGAATCGTTCGGAAGGACTGGTTCAGACGGAAGGCAACACCTTTGTGCTTGCCGAGGGCGCGAACGAAGCGGAAGTACTCGGCAACGCCGGACAAGCCCAGGTCAGACAAGGTTACGTGGAGCAATCGAACGTCGACCTGACCGCGCAGATGACCGAACTGCTGCAGGTGCAGCGCGCGTATCAGCTGGCCGCTAAGGCGCTGACTTCAAGCGATACGATGGCGACGATCGCCAACGGCATCCGTCAGTAA
- a CDS encoding flagellar hook-basal body protein, with the protein MLRGLYTATAGMMTQQHRHDTVTQNIANLNTTGYKQVESVARSFPEVMVALQNGDEGRDNRSVGKLNTGVFAEESISMMVQGDVTETLSSDDLALTSDIQLANPQGGNFVFDASGKAVQGNGDTVYKPQAFFNVQNPQGGVSYTRDGDMHLGVDGRLLTSMNQSVLGQDGQPIVLAGTMDDYWVRENGTIFNKATGAASGRIGITVAERPNELTRDGEGLFTEKTQGGASLRAATDADQFDVKQGYLERSTVDAAQSMVDMTAALRAYEANQKVVQFYDKSLEKAVNEVGRV; encoded by the coding sequence ATGCTTAGAGGATTATACACGGCAACCGCAGGCATGATGACGCAGCAGCACAGACACGACACCGTTACGCAGAACATCGCCAACCTGAACACGACGGGGTACAAGCAGGTAGAGAGCGTGGCGCGTTCTTTTCCGGAAGTCATGGTGGCGCTGCAGAACGGTGACGAAGGCCGCGACAACCGCAGCGTGGGCAAGTTGAACACGGGCGTGTTCGCCGAAGAAAGCATTTCGATGATGGTACAGGGCGACGTGACGGAGACGCTGTCTTCGGACGACCTGGCTCTCACTTCCGATATTCAACTGGCCAATCCGCAGGGCGGCAACTTCGTGTTCGACGCTTCCGGCAAAGCGGTTCAGGGGAACGGCGATACGGTCTATAAGCCTCAGGCGTTTTTCAACGTACAGAATCCGCAGGGCGGCGTCAGCTACACGCGTGACGGCGACATGCATCTGGGCGTCGACGGACGTCTCCTGACCTCGATGAACCAGAGCGTGCTCGGACAGGACGGACAGCCGATCGTGCTGGCCGGCACGATGGACGACTACTGGGTACGGGAGAACGGAACCATTTTCAACAAAGCGACAGGGGCGGCTTCGGGCCGCATCGGCATAACGGTCGCGGAACGGCCGAACGAACTGACGCGAGACGGCGAAGGCTTGTTTACGGAGAAGACGCAGGGCGGAGCTTCGCTCCGGGCGGCTACCGACGCCGACCAGTTCGACGTGAAGCAGGGTTACCTGGAGCGCTCGACGGTAGACGCGGCCCAGTCGATGGTCGACATGACCGCCGCGCTGCGTGCATATGAAGCGAACCAGAAGGTCGTGCAGTTCTACGACAAGAGCCTGGAAAAAGCAGTTAACGAAGTCGGAAGAGTCTAA
- a CDS encoding rod shape-determining protein: protein MLSKDIGIDLGTANVLIYVKGKGVVIDEPSVVAVEKESKRVLAVGEEARRMVGRTPGNIEVVRPLRDGVIADFDITEAMLRYFINKVGGRSWYSNPRILICAPTNITSVEQKAIREAAQRTGAKDVYLEEEPKAAAIGAGMDIYQPSGNMVVDIGGGTTDVAVLSMGDIVTSSSIKVAGDTFDESIIRYIKNKYKLLIGERTAEDLKINIASVHPDGRQAEVDIRGRDMVSGLPRTVSVTSAEVKEALDESVALIVSAAKSVLERTPPELSADIIDRGVVLTGGGALLHGLNDLLASELRVPVWIAEDPMHCVVKGTQKMLDHLDQTAKKKF from the coding sequence ATGTTGAGCAAGGATATCGGAATCGACCTGGGCACGGCGAACGTGCTGATTTACGTAAAGGGCAAAGGCGTCGTCATCGATGAGCCGTCGGTTGTGGCAGTGGAGAAAGAGTCGAAACGCGTGCTGGCTGTCGGCGAAGAAGCGCGCCGCATGGTCGGACGCACGCCCGGCAATATCGAAGTGGTGCGGCCGCTGCGCGACGGCGTCATCGCGGACTTCGATATTACGGAAGCGATGCTGCGTTACTTTATTAACAAAGTGGGCGGTCGCAGCTGGTACAGCAATCCGCGGATTTTGATCTGCGCGCCGACCAACATCACCTCCGTCGAGCAAAAAGCGATCCGTGAAGCGGCCCAGCGTACCGGAGCGAAAGACGTTTATCTGGAAGAAGAACCGAAAGCCGCGGCGATCGGAGCCGGCATGGACATTTACCAGCCGAGCGGGAATATGGTCGTCGATATCGGCGGCGGCACGACCGACGTGGCCGTCCTGTCGATGGGCGACATCGTGACGTCCTCCTCGATCAAAGTGGCGGGCGACACGTTCGACGAATCGATTATCCGTTATATCAAAAATAAATATAAGCTGCTGATCGGCGAACGGACGGCGGAAGATCTCAAAATCAATATCGCTTCCGTGCATCCGGACGGACGCCAGGCCGAAGTCGATATCCGCGGACGGGACATGGTAAGCGGCCTGCCGCGCACCGTGTCCGTCACGTCGGCCGAAGTCAAAGAAGCGCTGGACGAGTCGGTCGCTTTGATCGTTAGCGCCGCGAAGTCGGTGCTGGAACGCACTCCGCCGGAACTGTCGGCCGATATCATCGATCGCGGCGTCGTGCTGACGGGCGGGGGAGCCCTGCTGCACGGCCTGAACGACCTGCTGGCCAGCGAACTGCGGGTGCCGGTCTGGATCGCGGAAGACCCGATGCACTGCGTAGTCAAAGGAACGCAGAAGATGCTGGACCATCTCGATCAGACCGCAAAGAAAAAATTCTGA
- the murA gene encoding UDP-N-acetylglucosamine 1-carboxyvinyltransferase has translation MSKFIVRGGKRLTGTVKVSGAKNSVLPIIAASLLGQEGESIISDAPPLDDVMTINKVLESLGAGITYQDEVIRVDARNLTSSEAPYEWVSKMRASFLVMGPLLARLGSTRISMPGGCAIGTRPIDLHLKGFEAMGATVTLGEGYVEAKSDGRLRGAKIYLDVASVGATENIMMAATMADGTTTIENAAKEPEIVDLANYLNAMGAVVRGAGTGTIRIEGVEKLIGAPHTVIPDRIEAGTYMVAAAITGGDVYVEGAIADHLGPVVAKMEEMGVTVLPDENGIRVIADKPLRAVDIKTLPYPGFPTDMQSQMMALLLSATGTSVVTETVFENRFMHVDQFSLMNAEIKVEGRSSFVTGNTKFVGAKVTATDLRAGAALICAGLVAEGTTEVGGTHHIDRGYVNLTEKLVGLGADIWRVSMPEAAAETSAAAETSVRTETPMFNVQPTWA, from the coding sequence ATGAGCAAATTTATCGTCCGCGGCGGCAAACGATTGACCGGAACCGTGAAAGTTAGCGGAGCCAAAAATTCGGTGCTTCCTATCATCGCTGCCAGTCTGTTGGGACAAGAAGGAGAGAGCATCATTTCGGATGCGCCTCCTCTTGACGACGTCATGACCATCAATAAAGTTTTGGAATCGCTAGGAGCGGGCATTACATACCAGGATGAAGTCATCCGCGTAGATGCACGAAACCTGACTTCATCTGAAGCGCCTTACGAATGGGTGAGCAAGATGCGCGCCTCCTTCCTCGTAATGGGGCCTTTGCTTGCGCGCTTGGGCTCTACCCGCATCTCGATGCCGGGCGGATGCGCCATCGGTACGCGCCCGATCGACCTGCACCTGAAAGGGTTCGAGGCGATGGGAGCGACTGTCACGCTGGGCGAAGGATACGTCGAAGCGAAAAGCGACGGCAGACTCCGCGGCGCGAAAATCTATCTCGACGTAGCCAGCGTGGGCGCTACCGAGAACATCATGATGGCAGCCACGATGGCTGACGGCACGACGACGATCGAGAACGCGGCGAAAGAGCCGGAAATCGTCGACTTGGCCAACTATCTGAACGCCATGGGCGCGGTTGTTCGCGGCGCCGGTACGGGCACGATCCGGATCGAAGGCGTCGAGAAGCTGATCGGCGCTCCGCACACCGTCATTCCCGACCGGATCGAAGCGGGCACCTACATGGTAGCCGCAGCGATCACGGGCGGCGACGTGTACGTCGAAGGCGCGATTGCCGACCACCTCGGTCCGGTCGTAGCCAAGATGGAAGAGATGGGCGTAACGGTACTGCCGGACGAAAACGGCATTCGCGTTATCGCCGACAAGCCTCTGCGCGCCGTTGACATCAAAACGCTGCCTTACCCGGGCTTCCCGACGGACATGCAGTCGCAGATGATGGCGCTGCTGCTCAGCGCGACCGGAACGAGCGTCGTGACCGAGACGGTGTTCGAGAACCGCTTCATGCACGTCGATCAGTTCAGCCTGATGAACGCCGAGATCAAAGTCGAAGGCCGTTCTTCGTTCGTGACGGGCAACACCAAATTCGTGGGCGCCAAAGTAACGGCGACCGATCTTCGCGCGGGCGCGGCGCTGATCTGTGCCGGCCTCGTAGCGGAAGGCACGACCGAAGTAGGCGGTACGCACCATATCGACCGTGGCTACGTCAACCTGACGGAGAAGCTGGTCGGTCTGGGCGCAGACATCTGGCGCGTTTCGATGCCGGAAGCGGCAGCTGAGACGTCCGCCGCGGCGGAAACGTCCGTGCGTACAGAAACTCCGATGTTTAACGTTCAGCCGACCTGGGCCTAA
- a CDS encoding DUF1146 family protein, which produces MGENALASFSQTGVFGILSMVISLGCILLSWWALQNLKLDLIIRHPQSPQGKMLHVLLAIVLGHFVAKFMLDYIGWSQLLRMGF; this is translated from the coding sequence ATGGGTGAAAACGCCCTGGCATCTTTCTCGCAAACCGGAGTTTTCGGTATTTTGTCCATGGTCATATCGCTGGGCTGTATCCTCTTGTCCTGGTGGGCGCTGCAGAATTTGAAGCTCGATCTGATCATCCGTCATCCGCAGAGCCCGCAGGGGAAAATGCTGCATGTGCTGCTGGCGATAGTGCTCGGGCATTTCGTCGCAAAATTCATGTTGGATTATATCGGATGGTCCCAACTGCTTAGAATGGGATTCTAA
- a CDS encoding F0F1 ATP synthase subunit epsilon translates to MSTFLLEIVTPERLIYSGDVSRIIAKSVEGDMGVLPGHIPTVAPLQIGALTVQHDGKRSHIAVHGGFLEVRRDKVVVLAESAELPESIDIDRARAARERAEMRLESGKMHQDEVDYMRAEFALKRALTRLDVTNMDIVNK, encoded by the coding sequence GTGAGCACCTTTTTGCTTGAAATCGTTACGCCGGAGCGCCTTATCTACTCCGGCGACGTCAGCCGCATCATCGCCAAAAGCGTCGAAGGCGACATGGGCGTGCTGCCGGGACACATCCCGACAGTCGCTCCGCTTCAGATCGGCGCGCTCACGGTCCAGCATGACGGCAAGCGCTCGCACATTGCCGTGCACGGCGGCTTCCTTGAAGTTCGCCGCGACAAGGTCGTCGTGTTGGCCGAAAGCGCCGAACTGCCGGAGAGCATCGACATCGACCGCGCACGCGCGGCGAGAGAAAGAGCCGAGATGCGTCTCGAAAGCGGAAAAATGCACCAGGACGAAGTCGATTACATGCGTGCGGAGTTTGCGCTCAAACGGGCGCTTACCCGTCTCGACGTAACCAACATGGACATCGTGAACAAATAA
- the atpD gene encoding F0F1 ATP synthase subunit beta, with protein sequence MNTGRIISITGPVVDVEFERGQLPEILNALKIQKATENGETIELTLEVSNHLGDNTVRCIAMSSTDGLTRGSVVIDTGAPISVPVGDITLGRVFNVLGEPIDEAGEVVSTIKNPIHRQPPTFDELSTQAEMLETGIKVIDLLAPYAKGGKIGLFGGAGVGKTVTIQELINNIAQEHGGISVFAGVGERTREGNDLYHEMRESGVISKTAMVFGQMNEPPGARLRVALTGLTMAEYFRDQEGRDVLLFVDNIFRFTQAGSEVSALLGRMPSAVGYQPTLATEMGQLQERITSTKTGSVTSIQAIYVPADDYTDPAPATTFAHLDATTNLERKISEMGIFPAVDPLASSSRILAPDVVGEEHYDVAQGVKQLLARYRELQDIIAILGMDELSEDDKVIVSRARKIQRFLSQPFHVAEAFTGLKGRYVPVKETIRSFREILDGKHDNLPEAAFLFVGTIEEAVEKAKTL encoded by the coding sequence ATGAATACAGGACGCATCATCAGCATCACGGGTCCGGTTGTCGACGTGGAATTCGAACGCGGTCAGCTTCCGGAAATCCTGAATGCGCTCAAGATCCAAAAAGCGACGGAAAACGGCGAAACCATCGAACTGACTCTGGAAGTTTCCAACCATCTGGGCGACAACACGGTGCGCTGCATCGCGATGTCTTCCACCGACGGCTTGACGCGCGGAAGCGTGGTCATCGACACGGGCGCCCCAATTTCCGTGCCGGTCGGCGACATTACGCTGGGACGCGTATTTAACGTTCTCGGCGAGCCGATCGACGAAGCGGGCGAAGTCGTATCCACGATCAAAAACCCGATTCACCGTCAGCCTCCTACGTTCGACGAACTGTCGACGCAGGCGGAAATGCTCGAAACCGGCATCAAGGTTATCGACCTGCTCGCTCCTTACGCAAAAGGCGGCAAAATCGGCCTGTTCGGCGGCGCCGGCGTAGGCAAGACGGTTACGATCCAGGAACTGATCAACAACATTGCACAGGAACACGGCGGTATCTCCGTATTCGCGGGCGTCGGCGAACGCACGCGCGAAGGTAACGACTTGTACCACGAGATGAGAGAATCCGGCGTTATCAGCAAAACGGCCATGGTATTCGGTCAGATGAACGAGCCTCCGGGCGCGCGTTTGCGCGTAGCGTTGACCGGTCTGACGATGGCAGAGTATTTCCGCGATCAGGAAGGCCGCGACGTACTGCTGTTCGTCGACAACATCTTCCGCTTCACCCAAGCCGGTTCGGAAGTATCCGCCCTGCTGGGTCGTATGCCTTCGGCCGTAGGTTACCAGCCTACGCTGGCTACCGAAATGGGTCAGCTGCAGGAACGGATCACTTCGACCAAGACCGGTTCCGTAACGTCGATCCAGGCGATCTACGTACCGGCGGACGATTATACCGACCCGGCTCCGGCGACGACTTTCGCCCACTTGGACGCAACGACCAACCTGGAGCGTAAGATCTCCGAAATGGGTATTTTCCCGGCCGTCGATCCGCTCGCTTCGAGTTCGCGGATTCTGGCTCCGGACGTCGTGGGCGAAGAGCACTACGACGTTGCCCAAGGCGTCAAGCAGCTGCTGGCCCGCTACCGCGAGCTGCAGGACATCATCGCGATCCTCGGTATGGACGAGCTGAGCGAGGACGACAAAGTAATCGTATCGCGTGCACGTAAAATCCAGCGCTTCCTGTCGCAGCCGTTCCACGTTGCCGAAGCCTTCACGGGCCTCAAAGGCCGTTACGTTCCGGTCAAGGAAACGATCCGCAGCTTCCGCGAAATCCTCGACGGCAAGCACGACAATCTGCCGGAAGCGGCATTCCTCTTTGTCGGCACGATCGAAGAAGCCGTCGAGAAAGCGAAAACCCTGTAA
- the atpG gene encoding ATP synthase F1 subunit gamma codes for MAKGIREIKRQIKSTQNTRQITKAMEMVAASKLRRAQEKTEAARPYSEKLREVVASIASASTGIRHPMLEKREVRKTAYLVITSDRGLAGGYNANILRRVSNELRDRHTSPDQYVLYVIGRKGRDYFRRRGIEIAETVTELSDSPSFADIKAVAARAVQDYELGHTDALYLCYNQFVNALTQIPQVDALLPMEPVSFDGATQAYEFEPSAEAVLGELLPRYAETLIYKAVLEGKASELGAKMTAMGSATKNASKLINEYTLTYNRARQAAITQEITEIVAGASAAQS; via the coding sequence ATGGCAAAAGGAATACGCGAGATCAAGCGTCAGATCAAGAGTACCCAGAACACCCGTCAGATCACCAAGGCGATGGAGATGGTAGCGGCTTCGAAGCTGCGCCGCGCGCAGGAGAAGACCGAAGCGGCTCGTCCGTACTCCGAGAAACTGCGGGAAGTGGTAGCGAGCATCGCTTCCGCCAGTACGGGGATCCGTCATCCGATGCTGGAGAAGCGGGAAGTGCGCAAAACGGCTTATCTCGTCATCACTTCGGACCGCGGCCTGGCCGGCGGTTACAATGCGAATATCCTGCGCCGCGTATCCAACGAACTGCGCGACCGGCATACTTCGCCGGACCAATACGTGCTGTACGTAATCGGACGAAAAGGACGCGACTATTTCCGCAGACGCGGCATCGAGATCGCCGAGACGGTAACGGAATTGTCCGATTCGCCTTCTTTTGCGGATATCAAAGCGGTCGCGGCACGTGCCGTACAGGATTACGAGTTGGGACATACCGACGCGCTGTACTTATGTTATAACCAGTTCGTCAACGCGCTTACCCAGATTCCGCAGGTCGACGCGCTGCTGCCGATGGAGCCGGTCTCCTTCGACGGGGCGACGCAGGCCTACGAATTCGAGCCTTCGGCGGAAGCCGTACTCGGCGAACTGCTGCCGCGTTACGCGGAAACGCTGATCTACAAAGCGGTGCTCGAAGGCAAAGCGAGCGAACTCGGCGCGAAGATGACCGCCATGGGATCCGCGACCAAGAACGCTTCGAAGTTGATCAACGAATATACGCTTACTTACAACCGGGCGCGTCAGGCGGCCATTACCCAGGAAATTACCGAAATCGTGGCGGGCGCGAGTGCCGCACAAAGCTGA
- the atpA gene encoding F0F1 ATP synthase subunit alpha has protein sequence MSIRPDEISTLIKSQIEQYQNEIEVAEVGTVIQIGDGIARAHGLDNVMSGELLEFSNGVMGMALNLEEDNVGIVILGPYTDIREGDQVKRTGRIMEVPVGEALLGRVVNPLGQPVDGKGPIDTTHFRPVEGSAPGVIDRKSVHEPMQTGIKAIDSMVPIGRGQRELIIGDRQTGKTTIAIDTILNQKGNNVKCVYVAIGQKQSTVAQVVETLRRTGALEYTIVVTASASDPAPLQYISAYAGCAMGEYFMYKGEHALVIYDDLSKQAAAYRELSLLLRRPPGREAYPGDVFYLHSRLLERAAKLSDARGGGSLTALPFIETQASDVSAYIPTNVISITDGQIFLESDLFYSGQRPAINVGISVSRVGGSAQIKAMKKVAGTLRLDLAQYRELQAFSQFGSDLDKSTLSRLNRGARMMEILKQGVNQPLSVEQQVVSLYTAVKGMLDDIPVADVRRFEREFLAYMTTEHQAILDSIIQTKDLTSDNEKALVAAIDQFKKGFATTA, from the coding sequence TTGAGTATCAGACCTGATGAAATCAGCACGCTGATTAAGAGCCAGATTGAACAGTATCAAAACGAAATCGAAGTTGCCGAAGTGGGAACCGTTATTCAAATCGGCGACGGTATCGCCCGCGCGCACGGACTCGATAACGTTATGTCGGGCGAACTGCTTGAATTCTCCAACGGCGTAATGGGCATGGCCCTCAACCTGGAAGAAGACAACGTAGGTATCGTTATCTTGGGTCCTTACACGGACATCCGCGAAGGCGACCAGGTCAAGCGTACGGGACGCATCATGGAAGTTCCGGTCGGCGAAGCGCTGCTCGGACGCGTCGTCAATCCGCTCGGACAGCCTGTCGACGGCAAAGGTCCGATCGATACGACCCATTTCCGCCCTGTAGAAGGATCGGCACCGGGCGTTATCGACCGGAAGTCCGTACATGAACCGATGCAGACCGGTATCAAAGCCATCGACTCGATGGTTCCGATCGGCCGCGGACAGCGCGAACTGATCATCGGCGACCGTCAAACGGGTAAAACGACGATCGCGATCGATACCATCCTTAACCAAAAAGGCAACAACGTGAAGTGCGTGTACGTCGCGATCGGACAGAAACAGTCCACCGTGGCCCAGGTCGTAGAAACGCTGCGTCGTACCGGCGCCCTGGAATACACGATCGTCGTGACGGCTTCCGCTTCGGACCCGGCTCCGCTTCAGTACATCTCGGCTTACGCCGGCTGCGCGATGGGCGAGTACTTCATGTACAAAGGCGAGCACGCGCTCGTCATCTACGATGACTTGTCCAAACAAGCCGCGGCTTACCGCGAATTGTCCCTGCTGCTCCGCCGTCCTCCGGGTCGGGAAGCTTATCCGGGCGACGTCTTCTACCTGCACTCCCGTCTGCTCGAACGCGCAGCCAAGCTGAGCGACGCTCGCGGCGGCGGCTCGCTGACGGCTCTGCCGTTCATCGAAACGCAGGCTTCGGACGTATCGGCATACATCCCGACGAACGTGATCTCGATCACCGACGGACAGATCTTCCTGGAATCGGACCTGTTCTATTCGGGTCAGCGTCCGGCGATCAACGTCGGTATCTCGGTATCCCGGGTCGGCGGCTCCGCGCAGATCAAAGCGATGAAGAAAGTCGCCGGTACACTGCGTCTGGATCTGGCCCAATACCGCGAGCTGCAGGCGTTCTCGCAGTTCGGTTCCGACCTCGACAAATCGACGCTGTCGCGCCTCAACCGCGGCGCGCGCATGATGGAAATCCTCAAACAGGGCGTTAACCAACCGTTGTCGGTCGAACAGCAGGTCGTAAGCTTGTACACGGCCGTAAAAGGCATGCTCGACGATATTCCGGTTGCCGACGTTCGCCGTTTCGAGCGCGAATTCCTCGCTTACATGACGACCGAGCATCAAGCGATTCTCGATTCGATCATCCAAACGAAGGATCTGACTTCCGACAACGAAAAAGCGTTGGTAGCCGCGATCGACCAATTCAAAAAAGGATTTGCGACGACGGCTTAA
- a CDS encoding F0F1 ATP synthase subunit delta, translated as MSRDTRVAKRYARALFEVTFAEGKVAETQAELRAIAEAFASDPALNKFVSSPGVSAEGKQKVLNGAFAGRVSAPVIRTVELLIARGRTQLFGELRESYEQISNEALGVADATVYSAFPLTEEEKAAAVERFGMLTGKKITIYNVIDKSVLGGAKVVIGNTLYDGSLAGKLARLEKSFERQA; from the coding sequence GTGAGCCGCGATACGCGGGTCGCGAAACGTTATGCGCGCGCGCTTTTCGAAGTGACTTTCGCCGAAGGCAAAGTCGCCGAGACTCAGGCCGAGCTGCGTGCCATCGCCGAAGCTTTCGCGTCTGATCCGGCTCTGAACAAGTTCGTGTCTTCGCCCGGCGTATCCGCCGAAGGCAAGCAAAAAGTGCTGAACGGCGCTTTTGCGGGCCGTGTCTCCGCACCGGTCATCCGCACGGTCGAACTGTTGATCGCACGCGGACGGACCCAGCTGTTCGGCGAACTGCGCGAAAGTTACGAACAGATTTCCAATGAAGCGCTCGGCGTGGCCGATGCCACCGTATACAGCGCGTTTCCTTTGACCGAAGAAGAGAAAGCCGCAGCCGTCGAACGTTTCGGCATGCTGACCGGCAAAAAAATTACGATATACAACGTGATAGACAAAAGCGTGCTTGGCGGCGCCAAAGTCGTGATCGGCAATACGCTGTACGACGGAAGCCTGGCGGGCAAGCTTGCCCGTCTCGAAAAGTCTTTCGAAAGACAAGCATAG
- the atpF gene encoding F0F1 ATP synthase subunit B: MDIVWSSIWITLLAFLILYWLLSRYAIGPLMSVMEKRRELVLGQLNEASATREEAAAYVEQQKEALQQARKDAYDIIEQSRQTSGKQADQLIAQAKEESVRLKDEALRDIESEKNKAMAALRGEVGRVSVQIASKLIEKEIDEKSNEGLVDQYLKDVGTKS; encoded by the coding sequence ATGGATATTGTATGGTCTTCAATATGGATTACGCTGCTCGCGTTTCTGATTCTCTACTGGCTGCTCAGCCGCTATGCAATCGGACCCCTGATGTCCGTCATGGAGAAGCGCCGGGAATTGGTGCTTGGCCAGTTGAACGAGGCATCGGCGACGCGCGAAGAAGCGGCCGCTTACGTGGAACAGCAAAAAGAAGCGCTCCAGCAAGCACGCAAAGACGCTTACGACATCATTGAACAATCGAGACAGACGAGCGGCAAGCAGGCCGATCAACTGATCGCGCAGGCCAAAGAAGAATCCGTGCGCCTGAAAGACGAAGCGCTCCGCGATATCGAGAGCGAGAAGAACAAAGCCATGGCTGCCCTGCGCGGCGAAGTGGGACGCGTCTCCGTACAGATCGCTTCCAAGCTGATCGAAAAAGAGATCGACGAAAAATCGAACGAAGGCCTGGTCGATCAGTATCTGAAAGACGTAGGAACGAAGTCGTGA